In a single window of the Salmo trutta chromosome 23, fSalTru1.1, whole genome shotgun sequence genome:
- the oclna gene encoding occludin translates to MSSKPNGSPPPYESDGYHEPPQPAYSYYPDDEFQHFYKWTSPPGIIKLMSIIVIVLCVAIFACVASTLAWDSQGAMSGFGGYGGSSYGGSSYGGSSYGGGGYSGSFGGGAYGAGNNYGYGGLGGNYNDPRTGKGFIIAMAAFSFITALVIFIIVVSRQGLSESRRFYLAVVIICAILALLMLIATIVYLVAVNPMAQSTGSIYGSQLAGLCAQYQGPQVSGMLVNQYLYHYCVVEPQEAIAIVFGFLVMAALIIMMVFALKTRQKIRNYGKSNVLWRKVKVINEEAPPQDVEAWVNNVSGFPDEGMVLTDYPEKFGGSRSHLDDTSTNYDKPPYSDSPAPPVVCDFPVHSSAPYSSGSEMASSAAGKPKKRRAGRPRRTDGQDTDYASSGDELDDDNDFDSEFPTIANEQERVDYKREFDRDHQEYKDLQGELDIINKSLSEVDRELDELQEGSPQFLDAMEKYNRLKDIKKSADYQLKKRRCKFLKAKLSHIKRMVADYDRRA, encoded by the exons ATGTCTTCCAAGCCCAACGGGAGTCCGCCTCCCTATGAGTCAGATGGATA TCATGAGCCACCTCAGCCGGCATACTCCTACTACCCCGACGATGAGTTCCAGCACTTCTACAAATGGACCTCTCCCCCGGGCATCATCAAGCTGATGTCCATCATCGTCATCGTCCTCTGTGTGGCCATATTCGCCTGTGTGGCCTCTACGCTGGCCTGGGACAGCCAGGGGGCCATGTCTGGCTTCGGTGGTTACGGGGGCAGCTCGTACGGGGGCAGCTCGTACGGGGGCAGCTCGTATGGAGGCGGTGGTTACTCTGGTAGCTTCGGTGGTGGTGCCTATGGCGCCGGTAACAACTATGGCTACGGCGGACTCGGAGGGAACTACAATGACCCTCGCACCGGCAAAGGATTCATCATTGCCATGGCAGCATTCAGCTTCATCACGGCCCTTGTCATTTTCATCATCGTGGTGTCGAGGCAGGGCCTGTCAGAGTCTAGAAGGTTCTACCTAGCTGTGGTGATCATCTGTGCTATCCTGGCCCTGCTGATGCTCATAGCGACTATAGTGTACCTGGTGGCGGTGAACCCCATGGCTCAATCTACAGGGTCGATCTATGGGAGCCAGCTGGCAGGCCTGTGTGCCCAGTACCAGGGGCCCCAGGTTTCAGGAATGTTGGTCAACCAGTATCTCTACCATTACTGTGTGGTGGAGCCTCAGGAG GCCATAGCGATAGTGTTTGGCTTCCTGGTGATGGCGGCTCTGATCATCATGATGGTGTTTGCCTTAAAGACGCGCCAGAAGATCAGGAACTATGGCAAGTCCAACGTCCTGTGGAGGAAGGTGAAGGTCATCAACGAGGAGGCCCCGCCCCAGGACGTGGAGGCATGG GTGAACAATGTGTCAGGTTTTCCTGATGAAGGTATGGTGCTGACCGACTACCCAGAGAAGTTTGGAGGATCCAGGAGTCACCTGGACGACACCAGCACCAACTACGACAAACCTCCCTACAGTGACAGCCCAGC tcctccagtagtTTGTGACTTCCCTGTGCACAGTAGCGCCCCCTACAGCAGTGGCTCAGAGATGGCCAGCTCAGCAGCAGGGAAGCCCAAGAAGAGACGGGCCGGCCGTCCTCGCCGTACTGACGGGCAGGATACAGACTACGCTTCCTCTGGGGACGAGCTGGACGACGACAATGACTTCGACAG tgagTTCCCCACCATTGCCAATGAGCAGGAACGTGTGGACTACAAGCGTGAGTTTGACCGGGATCACCAGGAGTACAAGGACCTGCAGGGAGAGCTGGACATCATCAACAAGAGCCTgtcagaggtagacagagagctGGATGAGCTGCAGGAGGGAAGCCCCCAGTTCCTG GATGCTATGGAAAAGTACAACAGGCTAAAGGACATAAAGAAG